TTTGCTATCTTTGATTGCTTTTGATAAATGTGGTAGTACACTTGCTTCTGCATTTCATAGTGCTAGTGTAGATGTAGAAAGCTTAGATGAAATGGGTGACGAGGATGGTGGTAATAAGGGTAAGAGGGGAAGAACTACTAAGAAGAGTTGTGCTGGGTCGAGGAAAAAACGCAAAATTGACGAGGCGAGATTGGATGGCTATGTGAAAGGAAAGTCTGTTCGTCTTTGTGACAAGTCTTccagtgattttgaaaacaagaCAACTCTTATTGTGTGCCCACCTTCCGTGTTTTCAACATGGGTAACTCAACTAGGAGAGCATACTAGACCTGGAAAGTTGAAGGTGTACATGTACTATGGGGATCGGACAAATGAGGTTGAGGAGCTCAAAACTTATGATATAGTATTGACAACATATAGCACCTTGGCTACCGAACATCATTGGTCAAACTCCCCTATGAAGAAGGTTGAATGGTGGAGAGTCATTTTAGATGAGGCACACTTGATAAAGAACGTGAATGCCAAACAAAGTCGAGCAGTCACCGATTTGATGGCTAAGCGGAGATGGGTTGTTACAGGAACGCCAATTCAGAATGGCTCATTTGATTTGTTTTCTTTGATGGCATTCCTGAGGTTTGAGCCATTTTCAATTAAGAGTTATTGGCAAAGTTTGGTACAGCGTCCACTTGCTCAGGGAAGCCAAAAAGGCCTTTCACGTCTTCAGGTAATATCATGTGACAGATttacttactaaaaaaaaatcatgtgacAGATTTTGTTCTTCTTATGTGAAAAAGGAATGTTGATGTTATCTTATTGAATTTATGCATGCTTTGAAATTGGAAGATTTCTGTTCCGAATGGCTAAATGCTTCAAGTTTTCATGAacattttgtataaatttttttttttagaacatATTTCACCAGATACTTTGTTACTTTGCACGGTCAAGCCATTGATCAGAATCAGAGCTGAGTCTATCTGCTTGAGGCTATTTACTAGAGCTGTCGGGTTTGCTCTAGCAACTGTACAAAATAAACTTAGCTAAGGGTCTAATCTACATGTTTGCATGAGAGAAAATTAATTTCATAAGAAAGTAAATAACAGGAAGAGATCTAATTAATAAGTTTACATTGGTACTGGGGGTTAATAAGAAGAGTATTAAGTTTTACAAAaaggtaattaaatttttttaaagcttcTATTGAGAATTCTCTTTTTTCCTCCCAAATTTTGTCCTGTTTCTGCCGATTGATTTTTATGCATAAAGGCTTTCTGCTTTGAATTGGTAATAATGCATGTTGATGCAAATATAGGTTCTAATGGCAACCATTTCTTTGCGAAGAACAAAAGAGAAGGGACTGATTGGGTTGCCACCAAAAACTATAGAGACTTGTTATGTGGAGCTTTCTAGAGAAGAACGTGAACTGTATGATAAGATGGAAGGGGAAGCTCAGAGTGTTTTCCGGGATTATGTTGATGCTGGTAGTCTAATGCGCAACTACTCAGCGGTGCTTAGTATACTCCTCCGACTTCGCCAGATATGTATTGATTTGGCCCTCTGCCCCTCAGATCTCAAATCACTACTTCCTTCCCACAATATTGAAGGTATTGGTAAAGATGTAAATTAGTTCATCTTTTTAATTCCCTTTTTCTGAGGTTACTGCAGATGCAATTGGTAAGATTCCATGGAACTCTTCTACTATTGTATAGGAGATTATCTCTGCCTCTGCAGTCTTTTTATTGCCATCTCAAAACGTAAATTTGGCTAAGTTTGACTAGGCTTCAGTTGGCCACTCCATCCTAGATCAATTCGTGTTCTCATCCTAGATCCATGGAACTCTTATACTATTGTATAGGAGATTAGCTCTTATACTATTGTATAGGAGATTAGCTCTACCTCTGCAGTTTTTTATTGCCATCTCAAAACGTAAATTTGGCTAAGCTTGACTAGGCTTCAGTTGGCGACTCCATCCTAGATCAATTTTGTGTTCTCATCCTCTCTAGTCTACGTTTTCACATTTACTTCAGCTGGTGATTTTCTGTTCTCCTTTTCCCAATAGAGGAGGTACTTTTGttgttgatatattttttttttataagtctttTGTTGTTGATATATGTATGGAGCTTGTGAAGTTATGCTGTTGTACGAGTCTTAAGAGAAGATGATGGTGTATTGCTTTCTTAATAAGGCTATAACTAAGACCTAAAGAGCAAGCTTGTGAGTTGCATGATCCTAAAGCTGGGTTTTGAAGGTTATTATAGACTACTCTGTACAGATTTTGTGTACTTGGCCTAAGATTTAGGTTTAAATGTTACTAGCCTGGAAACAAtgaaaagacaaaaagaaaggTCAATGGCCTGGAAGTATGATAACTATCTAAAAACCTATTcctaatagaaaaattatcatAACAAGAATGGACTGCATTAGCACTTGATggaacataaaaaatttattaaatatatgccATCATGCTGTGTGAAATAATGTTAGAATATCATATTCCATATGGAGTTGCTATGCTGTTCAAAGTGATGGTTGCCATCTTTATATGAGTACTTTGAAAGACTGGGACCTATTATGTTGGCTTACTGGATGGCTTACAGAGATAGAACAGCAGCAAAAGAAGCCTTTATTGGGTAAATAGTTGACAGTCGAGGAGAACATTGAAGATTTAATGTTAGAAGGGAGTCAGAATCAGATGTTTATGGTTTTATTTGTCTTAGAAATTGAATCTTGAACTCTTTAGCTGTAGGAAACTAGGAACTAGGTTGCAGAAATTTTCTTTGTAGCAGTAATGGACTTTATGATGCTAGGTTAAGCTTTAAAAGAGGATAAAGGTTTGAAGAACCGTAGGGAATTTAGGgtttccaaaagggttgaaagAAGCAGAAAACCCCAAGTCTTGGGTGCCTGTTCTTGGGACCTGGGGTGTTGTTATAGTTGGGTTTATAGGTTTGTTGAAGGTGGGATACGCTAGGATTTATGTTACAGGAATTGTCAGAGTTGGCAAGGTTGCAGCTTGAGTTCAGTACTGTTATGCTTCAAACCTGCCCCCCAGCCTCTcacttcatttcattcttcttctGTATTGTCGCTTGAATGAAGACGCCTGTTTGGCCCAGATGACCCAAGAATTTCACTATTTTGATTTTGCTAGTCCTTGGGAACAGCGTAGCGATGGATAATTGAGAATCAGAATTGGCCTTCGCATTAACCTTCCCTAGATATTACACCCATGGTTTGGTTGGCGTTTTTTCTATTTAAACTTGTGCTATgatcacttatcaaaaaaaaacttGTGCTATGATCATTCAAATTAGCTTCTGTTGCCAAATGTTTAAGAAGTCTGTGTTACTTGGAATTAGATGACtttatttttctagttttcATTGATAATAACATTAGTGTATGATTGTCATATAGTGTGAAACTGGGGTAGTCAGTGAGAGCAGTCTTTTAGCAGAATCGTTCATTTCAATTCTAACTCTTTTTTTAAGtggtttatttaattttttctagagATTTAGACTGGTGAGAGTTGTGATTATCTCATGAAGATTACAAAACATATTTTCTATGATTTTCTTCTAATGGTGTTTATTTTGCACTCACAACTCTCTATTTATATCACGAGCAGATGTATCCAATGACCCCGAGTTGCTGAAAAAGATGGTTGAGGTGCTACAAGATGGTGAAGATTTTGACTGCCCAATATGCATTTCACCACCATCTAATATTGTTATTACACGTTGTGCTCACATATTTTGCCACCCGTGTATTTTGAGAACCCTTCATCACAAATCCTGCTGCCCTCTTTGTCGCCGTCCCTTGACACAGTCTGACCTGTTCTCAGCCCCTCCAGAAGCTTCTGACACTGATGATAGTCAAGTATCCTCTTCAAATACAACCACATCTTCCAAAGTCTCTACTCTTTTAAAACTTCTCGTGGAATCAAGGGATCAAAACCCAGCTACAAAATCAGTAATATTTTCACAGTTCCGTAAGATGTTGATCTTACTTGAAACACCGCTAAAAGCTGCTGGTTTCAAGATTTTGCGCTTAGATGGATCTATGAATGCAAAGAAAAGGGCTCAGATAATTAAAGAATTTGGAGTCCCTGGAGAGGATGGGCCCACAGTATTACTTGCTAGTCTCAAGGCTTCGGGAACAGGTATTAACCTCACAGCTGCTTCCAGAGTCTACTTATTGGAGCCATGGTGGAACCCGGCAGTTGAGGATCAGGCAATGGATCGGGTCCACCGGATCGGGCAAGAGGAGAAGGTGAAGATTGTGAGGTTGATTGCTCGAAACAGCATCGAAGAGAGGATATTAGAGTtgcaagagaagaagaagaaacttgCAAGGGAAGCTTTTGGAGGTAGGGGCCCAAAGGATAGGAGGGAGATTGGGTTAGACGATCTCCGCACCCTAATGTCTCTGTGAGCTCCTTTAAACTCTTAGCATGTACATGAATGTGCACAAATATTACACTCCCAAGTGCACATGTACATATTTTGTACGCTCTCCCTGCAAAATAGAAGTCATGCATGCTTCTGTATACACAGGCAAATCTAGCGTGGATACCGGATTACACAATCTTTAACATAGATCTACAGATTTTTTGACCGGAGTTGCCGAAGGTGGTTTTGATAAACTTTAGGTGCTAAGGAGAAATGGCGCTCGGAAATTGGAAGTTTAAATTCTTTttggaatattttttataatctcaGTATCACTACTGTTGCCACAAGGAATGAATATATGTGGGATGGCATGAACTTGGAACTCTATGGTTTAAGCGACATTTTCAGGGCAATGACAATTTTCCTTCACTGCCTTGTTCTTAAATCCTTTAGCAAGCGTAATTTGGGTGGTGGGATGAAGTGATTTTTTAAGTTGCATTTGTTAGTCTATTACTGGTGTTATGAGTCATGCCTTTGTTCCATAAACCTAGGTGAAAGAGAGACATGCCCAGCCAAGTTCTGGCAGGACGCTGAACATGTACGGCCTAGTTTAAGAATTTCATTGTTTTCTCGAGAAACAATCACCTTTCAACAGAGTAGGGTAATCTTTCTTCTACTAACCTTTTTTTCATcaagtataattgtatataaataaaCACAGAATCGAGATGGATTGCTATGTATACACCATCTCCATTTCCATCTCCATGGTTGATACGATAGAAATTTGCtttattagataatttaattttaaatttctttctctttcaaatttatgtaaTGTTTCAAGTCACAGCACGCTTCTCGAATGGCCTTTGATACTAACCCTTTCATGATTGTTCTTTTTCTTgcattgttattattattattattatacattgttattattatttttttttttaattttattctctcaACAGGTACGCGATGTATGGATACTGAGTAAAATTCTTCACTTAAATTATTAGCATCCAAACGAGCCTTAAATTTTGTAGAGATGTGGATTTGGTATAAACAATTGGGAAATTTAAGAAGCAACTAAATTTGTTGGCTTGGTAGATTTTGCTATCTTTATTATAACAAATAGGCCGATTCCATGCGGTTTACCtaaccaccattttcttcttgttttttatttttagtttcatCGAAATCATTTAAAGCTTTTAATTAAGTGCATGTTTAGAAATGCGGTgggaaatttaatttataactttaaaacttataatttataacttaaataataagttttattatttaaaaattatttactgtttgataactatatgtttaaagtattaattaaataaactctataacttataataagaaaaataccaacacattaaatagattatattagactaattaatattatttataaaaattgttaaagatataaataataaaatttatctattctcgtaattttaaatttttttaaataagtagtaattttacatattatCAAAATAGAAGTTTTGAATTGGAATCTTAGTTCTATACTTCATTcaatgaattaaatattttatata
This genomic interval from Carya illinoinensis cultivar Pawnee chromosome 10, C.illinoinensisPawnee_v1, whole genome shotgun sequence contains the following:
- the LOC122279076 gene encoding putative SWI/SNF-related matrix-associated actin-dependent regulator of chromatin subfamily A member 3-like 1 yields the protein MEDEDPVTLFLSLDNWQEPQPDPDDLLLSQDSQSQSPTETYMVGFVIANIVGIQYYSGTITGREMVGLVREPLNPYDSNAIKVLNTRSVQVGHIERSVAAVLSPMIDSRMIIVDAIVPNTRAAGNRHRIPCQIHIFSRVEAIETVKSSISRGGLHLISDSDASFTLSEAMVVKEKKKDGNEFKSVDEIFKLVDENVNKKGALEALEPPRDVIKSELFVHQKEGLGWLVHRENSDELPPFWEEKDGSYVNVLTNYHTVMRPEPLRGGIFADDMGLGKTLTLLSLIAFDKCGSTLASAFHSASVDVESLDEMGDEDGGNKGKRGRTTKKSCAGSRKKRKIDEARLDGYVKGKSVRLCDKSSSDFENKTTLIVCPPSVFSTWVTQLGEHTRPGKLKVYMYYGDRTNEVEELKTYDIVLTTYSTLATEHHWSNSPMKKVEWWRVILDEAHLIKNVNAKQSRAVTDLMAKRRWVVTGTPIQNGSFDLFSLMAFLRFEPFSIKSYWQSLVQRPLAQGSQKGLSRLQVLMATISLRRTKEKGLIGLPPKTIETCYVELSREERELYDKMEGEAQSVFRDYVDAGSLMRNYSAVLSILLRLRQICIDLALCPSDLKSLLPSHNIEDVSNDPELLKKMVEVLQDGEDFDCPICISPPSNIVITRCAHIFCHPCILRTLHHKSCCPLCRRPLTQSDLFSAPPEASDTDDSQVSSSNTTTSSKVSTLLKLLVESRDQNPATKSVIFSQFRKMLILLETPLKAAGFKILRLDGSMNAKKRAQIIKEFGVPGEDGPTVLLASLKASGTGINLTAASRVYLLEPWWNPAVEDQAMDRVHRIGQEEKVKIVRLIARNSIEERILELQEKKKKLAREAFGGRGPKDRREIGLDDLRTLMSL